The following proteins are encoded in a genomic region of Diabrotica virgifera virgifera chromosome 1, PGI_DIABVI_V3a:
- the LOC126879562 gene encoding uncharacterized protein DDB_G0283697-like encodes MSVTRSQSKDNKKQKEHSNQEDNTDQEDTLDTTIMASEQQELSGIDKLLQMMQLQSQRIEQKMDETQQKMDENQRETKQAMEETSKKMDKVDQKMDETQQKLDQKMDETQQKMKQAIEENNKKMEERIEKYEMKIKDHMQEQEIKMKELTNCQKKEMESLENKLENAIQVDREEVEKRIAEIEKQVTENRTQQNVGERREMVIHSTDDVKIRFGGDVRRLHPVPFINSLKKKIQHIGNFETAKETIRNHLKYEASLWFDCKEEEFDSWQQFEQKFLNYFWGKVQQLEINKELQKGKYNDRMGISERTYALQIYYNAKHLQYNYSSEQLVELIARHFEETLEDHITLQNYKDIDSLCQFLQIRESRLRERKSRRSREDYRLRETQDYRDRNQNRRDYTRREFNPRRENENRDNGRGNYEQRKRQGNEDRNREYQNRNTTLANQENINNGRQNEQGYRENRNRSDRPRENRREVNNTQTDEYDGERHYDENINYDEQPAFFHDGAH; translated from the coding sequence atgtctgtgacaagaagccaaagcaaagacaataaaaaacaaaaagaacattcaaatcaagaggatAATACAGACCAAGAAGATactttagacacgacaatcatggcatcagaacagcaagaattatcaggaatagataaattattacaaatgatgcaactccagtcacaaagaatagaacagaaaatggatgaaacacaacaaaaaatggatgaaaatcaacgtgaaacgaaacaagccatggaagaaacatcaaagaaaatggataaagtggatcaaaaaatggatgaaacacaacaaaaattggaccaaaaaatggatgaaacacaacaaaaaatgaaacaagcaatagaagagaacaacaagaaaatggaggaacgcatagaaaagtatgaaatgaaaattaaagatcacatgcaagaacaagaaataaaaatgaaggagttaacgaattgccagaaaaaagaaatggaaagtttggaaaacaagttggaaaatgctattcaagtagacagagaagaagtggaaaaaagaatcgcagaaatagaaaaacaagtcaccgaaaacaggacgcaacagaatgtcggagaaagaagagaaatggttatacatagcacagatgacgtgaagataaggtttggcggggatgtaagaagattacacccagtgccgttcataaatagcctgaaaaagaaaatacagcacatcggaaatttcgaaacagcaaaagaaactatcagaaaccatctcaaatatgaagcaagcctatggttcgattgcaaagaagaagaatttgacagttggcaacaatttgaacaaaaatttttgaattatttctggggaaaagtccaacaattggaaattaacaaggaattgcaaaaggggaaatacaatgataggatgggtatatcagaaaggacatatgcattacaaatttactataacgcaaaacatttacaatataattactcatcggaacaattagtagaactgattgcaagacatttcgaagaaacgctggaagaccatatcacattgcaaaactacaaagacatagatagtttatgccaattcctacaaataagagaatcacgtctaagagaaagaaaatcaagaaggtcgcgagaagattacaggctccgagaaacacaggattacagagatagaaatcaaaataggagggactatacaagacgagaatttaatcccagaagggaaaacgaaaatagagacaacggaagaggaaattatgaacaaagaaagagGCAagggaatgaggacagaaatcgagaataccagaatagaaacaccacactcgcaaatcaagaaaacataaataatggtagacaaaatgaacagggatatcgagaaaaccgaaacagatccgacagaccaagagaaaatagaagagaagtaaataatacccagacagatgaatatgacggagagagacattatgacgaaaatatcaactacgatgagcaaccggcgttttttcacgacggcgctcactaa